The proteins below come from a single Homalodisca vitripennis isolate AUS2020 unplaced genomic scaffold, UT_GWSS_2.1 ScUCBcl_6143;HRSCAF=13222, whole genome shotgun sequence genomic window:
- the LOC124373672 gene encoding uncharacterized protein LOC124373672 has translation MEGAVWRCAPCAKERRTSLRLESSLTQGSLTLEDVMKAIQDLKAQQVQSCKDFNNSYEALNSKVDDSLKVNTDLSEKLSKFITTIERLESENVQLKVKLHALESRLEEQEQYTRRNCIEIQGVPVRNNNVMDTVKDVGKALGMEIKEEMIDACHTLGKRKDAEGPPGIIVKFVRRTDADNLLAKRRAKAQFSTRHLNLGTDNPVYLNESLTPARRMLLKKARDFRRTNGYKWLWVRGGKILMRKEDNGPVINVKCQSDLDSL, from the coding sequence ATGGAGGGTGCAGTGTGGCGGTGTGCACCTTGTGCGAAGGAAAGGCGGACCAGCCTACGTTTAGAGTCTAGCCTAACACAAGGCTCTTTGACCTTGGAGGATGTTATGAAGGCGATACAGGACCTCAAGGCTCAGCAGGTACAATCTTGTAAAGATTTCAATAACTCTTATGAAGCCTTAAACTCTAAAGTAGATGATAGCCTAAAAGTGAATACAGACCTCTCTGAAAAGTTAAGTAAGTTTATTACTACAATAGAGAGACTAGAATCAGAAAATGTGCAGCTCAAAGTAAAACTGCATGCCCTTGAGTCTAGGCTGGAAGAACAAGAGCAGTATACAAGAAGGAATTGTATTGAAATACAGGGTGTCCCTGTgagaaataataatgtaatggaCACAGTCAAGGATGTTGGCAAAGCTCTTGGGATGGAGATCAAGGAGGAGATGATAGATGCTTGCCATACATTGGGCAAGAGGAAGGATGCTGAGGGACCTCCgggaataattgtaaaatttgtacgGAGGACTGATGCTGACAACCTTTTAGCAAAACGCCGAGCCAAGGCCCAATTCTCAACTAGACATCTCAACCTGGGAACTGACAACCCTGTTTACCTGAACGAGTCCCTGACGCCAGCGAGGAGGATGCTCTTGAAAAAGGCACGAGACTTTCGACGGACCAACGGATACAAGTGGCTCTGGGTGAGAGGAGGCAAAATCCTGATGAGAAAAGAAGACAACGGACCAGTAATAAATGTGAAATGCCAGTCTGACCTTGATAGCTTGTAA